Proteins from a genomic interval of Chitinophagales bacterium:
- a CDS encoding histidine phosphatase family protein has product MNIGLIRHGRVLYRDPFFSIGESFNNYRTAYDESEILNPTLKISANDFPVCYVSSKKRALDTVKAIYDGDFKITDELVEVPNIAFFLLKLNLPSSLRSILGRIAWFINYHKMPETRRQSNLRAYKFLTQLVSENRENVLLVTHGFFMQSLRHELKKLNFKGKCPINPANATLYIFRKN; this is encoded by the coding sequence ATGAACATTGGCCTTATACGGCACGGAAGGGTTTTATATCGTGATCCTTTTTTTTCAATTGGTGAATCATTTAATAACTACCGCACTGCTTACGATGAATCAGAGATTTTAAATCCAACCTTAAAAATCAGTGCCAATGATTTTCCGGTTTGTTATGTTAGTTCTAAAAAAAGGGCATTAGACACCGTTAAAGCAATTTATGATGGTGATTTTAAAATTACCGACGAATTGGTTGAAGTGCCAAACATTGCTTTTTTCCTGTTAAAATTAAATTTACCCAGTTCACTAAGGTCCATTCTTGGGAGGATAGCATGGTTTATTAATTATCATAAAATGCCTGAAACGCGCAGGCAATCGAATCTGAGGGCATATAAATTCCTGACGCAGCTGGTATCTGAAAACCGTGAAAATGTATTATTGGTAACACATGGATTCTTCATGCAATCTCTCCGTCATGAGCTTAAAAAATTAAACTTCAAGGGGAAATGTCCGATAAATCCTGCAAATGCAACACTGTATATTTTCCGAAAAAACTGA
- a CDS encoding DoxX family protein codes for MKNRKTILLWILKLIAAVIMLQTLYFKFSAHPEAVYIFSKLGMEPYGRIAIGIMELIASVLVLIPRTSWFGALMAIGLMGGAIFFHLTKLKIIVYNDGGKLFAMALAVFICSSIILWMNRNKIPFLPGLLKYRFCLSPGNK; via the coding sequence ATGAAAAACCGTAAAACAATATTGCTTTGGATTTTAAAATTAATAGCAGCGGTGATTATGCTGCAGACCTTATACTTTAAATTTTCTGCCCACCCAGAAGCAGTTTACATTTTCTCAAAACTTGGTATGGAACCTTATGGGCGCATAGCAATTGGGATAATGGAATTAATCGCATCGGTGTTAGTATTAATTCCCCGCACTTCCTGGTTCGGAGCCCTCATGGCTATTGGTTTAATGGGCGGTGCCATTTTTTTTCACCTTACCAAACTTAAAATTATAGTCTATAATGATGGTGGGAAATTATTTGCAATGGCTTTAGCAGTATTTATTTGTTCTTCCATTATACTTTGGATGAACCGGAATAAAATACCTTTTTTACCAGGCTTGCTTAAGTATAGATTCTGCTTGTCACCGGGTAACAAATAA
- a CDS encoding DM13 domain-containing protein, with translation MKKGFLIMIILMVSCYLVFAQECYRNIDSFLMAPGGYDIYGTGSISEDENGQLIVRFDSNFNTAGGPDVHVFLSKTFTAPNDNNPDKLEIGILQNTTGAQSYIVPSNVNIADYSWVLIHCITYDHFWGGGMCGGLIGNCTASGIDNHNPLPPQLLCIKGTVFINNLPDNTSAISVYDILGQRILVQNFNKGSSPSDYGLNLQNHKGIFFLHLKAAGIETTYRFVLN, from the coding sequence ATGAAAAAAGGCTTTTTGATAATGATAATATTAATGGTTAGCTGTTATCTTGTTTTTGCACAGGAATGTTACCGAAATATCGATAGCTTTTTAATGGCCCCCGGCGGCTACGATATTTATGGTACTGGTTCTATAAGCGAAGATGAAAACGGACAATTAATAGTACGGTTCGATAGTAATTTTAATACCGCAGGCGGGCCTGATGTTCACGTTTTTCTTTCGAAAACATTTACAGCGCCGAATGATAATAATCCGGATAAGCTCGAAATTGGAATTCTTCAAAATACAACCGGTGCACAATCTTATATTGTTCCCTCCAATGTAAATATTGCCGATTATAGCTGGGTGCTGATTCACTGTATCACTTATGATCATTTTTGGGGAGGCGGAATGTGCGGCGGGCTTATTGGTAACTGCACTGCTTCTGGTATAGATAATCACAATCCATTGCCTCCGCAGCTACTTTGCATAAAGGGAACTGTTTTTATTAATAACCTGCCAGATAACACTTCAGCCATTAGCGTCTATGATATCCTGGGTCAAAGAATACTAGTGCAAAACTTTAACAAAGGATCTTCACCTTCCGATTATGGCTTGAATTTACAAAACCATAAAGGAATTTTTTTTCTGCATTTGAAAGCTGCTGGTATAGAAACAACTTATCGCTTCGTGCTAAATTAA
- a CDS encoding Rrf2 family transcriptional regulator, which translates to MLSHKAKYGLKAAFYLARRYEEGPVLISDLAAAEYIPKKFLEHILLELKKHGILYSRMGKGGGYSLSKSPEKIYLGQIIRTLDGPLAPVACVSKTAYVRCIECKDERTCEIRKVMKHVRDATADILDRTSLADAMHAKLLLQKL; encoded by the coding sequence ATGTTATCTCATAAGGCTAAATACGGATTAAAAGCTGCGTTTTACCTGGCACGCCGTTATGAGGAGGGTCCCGTTCTAATTTCAGACCTGGCAGCTGCAGAATATATACCTAAAAAATTTCTCGAGCATATTTTACTGGAATTAAAAAAGCATGGAATTCTGTATAGCCGTATGGGGAAAGGCGGCGGTTATTCATTATCTAAATCGCCTGAAAAAATTTATCTGGGTCAGATCATTCGTACACTGGACGGACCCCTGGCTCCGGTAGCATGTGTAAGCAAGACAGCATATGTCCGCTGCATTGAATGCAAAGACGAACGAACATGTGAAATCCGTAAAGTAATGAAGCACGTCAGAGATGCTACTGCAGATATTCTTGACCGTACCTCGCTTGCTGATGCAATGCATGCAAAACTCTTGCTTCAAAAGCTTTAA
- a CDS encoding SDR family NAD(P)-dependent oxidoreductase produces MKTVIITGASGNLGTAVVDKFLLKGYQVIATVSNESAINSISHNDNLDISAVNLANESETSEFVERIIQKYHLIDAALLLAGGFASGALEKTSGTDLMKQYSLNFETGYYVAKPLFNHMMKQGRGKIIFVGSRSAIKASEGKSNIAYALSKSLLFNLTELMNATAKGKNVTATIIVPSTIDTPANRKSMPNAEFNNWVKPQQIADVMEMICSETGDSLRETVLKIYGNA; encoded by the coding sequence ATGAAAACAGTAATAATAACAGGTGCCAGTGGAAACTTAGGTACTGCGGTAGTAGATAAATTTTTGTTGAAAGGTTATCAGGTGATAGCCACCGTTTCAAATGAGAGCGCAATAAATTCTATTTCCCATAATGATAATCTTGATATATCAGCCGTGAATCTGGCTAATGAATCAGAAACTTCGGAGTTTGTTGAAAGAATCATTCAGAAATACCATTTAATCGATGCTGCGCTATTGCTTGCAGGAGGATTTGCATCAGGAGCTCTTGAGAAAACGAGTGGCACGGATCTGATGAAACAATACTCTTTAAATTTTGAAACTGGTTATTATGTGGCGAAACCGCTTTTCAACCATATGATGAAGCAGGGTAGGGGGAAGATTATTTTCGTAGGATCCCGTTCGGCCATAAAAGCCTCTGAAGGGAAATCCAATATAGCGTATGCACTTAGCAAAAGCTTACTCTTTAATCTTACTGAATTAATGAACGCAACTGCTAAAGGAAAAAATGTAACTGCTACTATAATTGTTCCCAGCACCATTGATACACCTGCTAACCGTAAAAGCATGCCTAATGCTGAATTTAACAATTGGGTAAAGCCTCAACAGATTGCAGATGTTATGGAGATGATTTGCTCTGAAACAGGAGATTCTTTGAGAGAGACAGTTTTGAAAATTTATGGAAACGCCTGA
- a CDS encoding Uma2 family endonuclease — protein sequence MESILEPLINSPKLNEYVAELQNRLFEERDKRYAFYESISEDDKAEFINGNVIMQSPATAFHTSIVANLVNLMRNYVHKQKLGEIFFEKALVTLTRNDYEPDIIFYTSAKANNIKPEQLKFPAPDLIVEVLSRSTESIDRGVKFEDYAHHGVDEYWLVDPSKLLIEQYFLSNKNYQLNFKDTKGTIVSRAITGFKTPVNAIFDSTENQVELRSILLGN from the coding sequence ATGGAGTCCATACTCGAACCGTTAATAAATTCTCCAAAGCTGAATGAGTATGTTGCGGAATTGCAGAATCGTTTATTTGAAGAACGCGATAAAAGATATGCTTTTTATGAGTCTATAAGCGAGGATGATAAAGCGGAATTTATAAATGGTAACGTTATTATGCAATCACCGGCGACAGCCTTCCATACATCGATAGTAGCTAATCTTGTAAACCTCATGCGTAATTATGTGCATAAGCAAAAATTAGGGGAAATATTTTTTGAAAAAGCATTGGTTACGCTGACACGTAATGATTATGAGCCGGATATAATTTTTTACACTTCTGCAAAGGCCAACAATATAAAGCCGGAACAATTAAAGTTCCCCGCACCAGATCTGATTGTGGAAGTGCTCTCACGTTCTACGGAATCGATTGATCGCGGGGTGAAATTTGAAGATTATGCTCATCACGGAGTGGATGAATATTGGTTAGTAGATCCCTCTAAACTATTAATTGAGCAGTATTTCCTATCCAATAAAAATTATCAATTAAATTTTAAGGACACAAAAGGTACAATTGTTTCCCGTGCTATCACGGGATTTAAAACACCGGTTAACGCCATATTTGATTCCACTGAAAATCAGGTGGAACTGAGAAGTATATTACTGGGCAACTGA
- the lpdA gene encoding dihydrolipoyl dehydrogenase: MNYDLIVIGSGPGGYVAAIRASQLGLKTAIIERESLGGICLNWGCIPTKALLKSAQVFEYIRHAADYGIQVSDSRPDFDNMVKRSRTVANGMSRGVQFLMKKNKIEVIMGTASLKAGDSANGRTAIVTEPSGKKTEHSAKHIIIATGGRSKELPNLEQDGKKIIGYREAMVLPQHPKTMVIVGAGAIGSEFAYFYNSIGTKVTLIEFMPGIVPVEDEEISKELERNFKKQGITVMTGSAVERVDTSSPICKVFVRSGQGVQEIECEIVLSAAGVATNIENLGLQEIGIKTEKGKVLVDDFYNTNISGYYAIGDIVKGPALAHVASAEGIICVEKIAGKNPEPLNYSNLPGCTYCSPEIASVGYTEKQAREAGYELKIGKFPYSASGKASAAGAKEGFVKLIFDAKYNEFLGAHMIGYNVTELIAECVVARKLETTGHEIIKSVHPHPTMSEAIMEAAAAAYGEVIHI, translated from the coding sequence ATGAACTATGATTTAATTGTTATAGGAAGTGGCCCGGGTGGTTATGTTGCAGCTATAAGGGCATCACAATTGGGATTAAAGACGGCGATTATCGAGCGCGAATCTTTAGGAGGTATTTGTCTTAACTGGGGATGCATACCAACCAAAGCCTTATTAAAAAGTGCCCAGGTATTTGAATACATACGGCATGCAGCCGATTATGGCATTCAGGTTAGTGATAGTAGACCGGATTTTGACAACATGGTTAAAAGAAGCAGAACAGTGGCCAATGGAATGAGTCGTGGTGTGCAGTTTCTTATGAAGAAGAATAAGATTGAAGTGATAATGGGAACTGCAAGCTTAAAAGCGGGAGATTCAGCTAATGGGCGAACAGCAATTGTGACTGAGCCTTCAGGAAAAAAAACAGAACATTCCGCAAAACACATCATAATCGCTACAGGCGGGCGTTCTAAAGAATTGCCCAACTTGGAGCAAGACGGAAAAAAAATAATAGGATACCGTGAGGCAATGGTGCTTCCTCAGCATCCGAAAACAATGGTAATCGTGGGTGCAGGCGCTATCGGTTCGGAGTTTGCTTATTTCTATAATTCAATCGGTACAAAAGTTACACTCATTGAATTTATGCCTGGTATTGTTCCAGTTGAAGATGAAGAAATATCGAAAGAACTTGAAAGGAACTTTAAAAAACAAGGCATAACTGTAATGACGGGTTCTGCAGTGGAAAGGGTAGATACTTCCAGCCCCATTTGCAAAGTATTTGTAAGATCAGGGCAAGGTGTTCAGGAAATTGAGTGCGAAATTGTGCTGTCTGCGGCAGGTGTGGCCACCAATATTGAAAATCTGGGTTTGCAAGAAATTGGAATTAAGACCGAAAAAGGCAAAGTGCTGGTCGATGATTTCTATAATACAAATATATCAGGCTACTATGCTATTGGTGATATTGTAAAAGGCCCCGCATTGGCTCACGTTGCAAGTGCAGAAGGAATAATCTGTGTTGAGAAAATTGCAGGTAAAAATCCCGAGCCGCTTAACTACAGCAATCTTCCGGGATGTACTTATTGCTCACCTGAAATCGCCTCTGTTGGTTACACAGAAAAGCAGGCAAGGGAAGCCGGCTACGAATTAAAAATAGGAAAGTTTCCCTATTCGGCATCGGGTAAAGCAAGTGCCGCAGGCGCTAAAGAAGGATTTGTGAAACTGATTTTCGATGCAAAATATAATGAATTCCTTGGAGCTCATATGATCGGTTATAACGTGACTGAATTAATTGCTGAATGTGTAGTAGCCAGAAAGCTGGAAACTACGGGACATGAAATTATTAAAAGCGTACATCCGCATCCTACTATGAGTGAAGCCATAATGGAAGCCGCTGCAGCTGCTTATGGAGAAGTGATTCATATATAA
- a CDS encoding response regulator, with amino-acid sequence MKKAFNRILIIDDDPTFIFLTKMTLSKISFAKDITSYTDPAEALIDLKKVSSDTNYDLPEIIFLDLSMPVMDGWNFLDEYHYLPDTLIQNCKIFILYSSIDPDDIKRSQSYPKVLDIISKPLAINKVKEIQEHSYKQVIK; translated from the coding sequence ATGAAAAAGGCTTTCAATCGCATCTTAATTATAGATGATGATCCTACCTTTATCTTTCTTACCAAAATGACTTTGTCAAAGATTTCTTTTGCAAAGGACATTACCAGTTATACTGATCCTGCTGAAGCGCTTATTGATCTTAAAAAAGTTTCTTCTGATACTAACTATGATTTACCTGAAATTATTTTTCTGGATTTGAGTATGCCTGTAATGGATGGATGGAATTTCCTTGACGAGTATCATTACCTTCCCGACACTCTGATACAGAATTGCAAGATATTTATCTTATATTCTTCTATTGATCCTGATGATATTAAAAGATCACAATCGTATCCTAAAGTGCTTGATATTATAAGTAAACCGCTTGCTATCAATAAAGTTAAAGAGATACAGGAGCACAGCTACAAGCAGGTTATAAAGTAA
- a CDS encoding DUF1223 domain-containing protein: MKASFISILSLTVVLLFSGSSLPSSFEPIAVIELFTSQGCSSCPPADELLSATISDAQKDGRKIFALEFHVDYWNRLGWADPFSDKSFSERQSTYSRFMHLQNIYTPQMVVNGTHEFVGSDDDRLGVSLAEAMKVNAAAAFKRLNAARNGNQIEVQYELDGDYTNCKINVALVSLKESTPVKRGENGGRTLHNANVVRQFTSMKAENTGIIHLTGSLPEDANTSIIAFVQNNTDMKITGAASAVFAKSE, from the coding sequence ATGAAAGCATCCTTCATTTCAATTTTATCGTTGACAGTGGTTTTACTTTTCTCCGGCTCCTCTTTACCCTCTTCCTTCGAACCAATTGCAGTTATTGAGCTTTTTACCTCGCAGGGGTGCTCCAGTTGCCCTCCGGCGGATGAGCTGCTATCGGCAACAATTTCAGATGCTCAAAAAGATGGCAGAAAGATTTTTGCTCTCGAATTTCATGTGGATTATTGGAATCGTTTAGGCTGGGCCGATCCTTTCAGTGATAAATCATTTTCAGAACGTCAAAGTACCTATTCAAGATTCATGCATCTTCAAAATATCTATACACCGCAAATGGTTGTGAATGGAACACATGAATTTGTGGGCTCCGATGATGATAGGTTAGGTGTTTCATTAGCTGAAGCAATGAAAGTAAATGCCGCTGCAGCTTTTAAAAGATTGAATGCAGCACGCAATGGAAACCAAATTGAGGTGCAATACGAACTCGATGGTGATTACACGAATTGTAAGATCAATGTTGCCCTTGTATCATTGAAGGAATCTACTCCTGTAAAGCGCGGAGAAAATGGGGGCCGGACATTGCATAACGCAAACGTGGTGCGTCAATTTACTTCGATGAAGGCTGAAAATACAGGTATAATCCATTTAACCGGTTCCTTGCCTGAAGATGCAAATACTTCAATTATTGCCTTTGTACAGAATAATACGGATATGAAAATAACCGGAGCGGCATCTGCTGTATTCGCTAAATCTGAATAA
- a CDS encoding peptidoglycan-binding protein, which produces MALQLNDKNPLVKKWQQFLNLQGFNCGEPSGNFDQKTFTATKNFQQYYNIQQTGEAGSITLGKAHQLGFNPEKEPGNDQIKSDKELLQWIKANLSGIMKQAVSGMPYTEDWLAGMCARETGFKIVSYINQGHDFNFICTNMKGDYGQRKGDPGPIYHGYGFWQIDIASYPDFVASGAWQDPLATAKQAVAVLNEKRNFLEYVEKQLSPIDFERAVTAAYNCGQGNVMKAIHNKSDFDCYTYHGDYSQEVFRYRGIYRML; this is translated from the coding sequence ATGGCTCTTCAGCTTAATGATAAAAATCCATTGGTAAAAAAGTGGCAGCAGTTTTTAAACCTGCAAGGTTTTAATTGTGGTGAACCATCAGGAAATTTTGATCAGAAAACCTTTACAGCTACAAAAAATTTTCAACAATATTATAATATTCAGCAAACAGGTGAAGCTGGAAGTATTACACTTGGTAAAGCGCATCAACTTGGTTTTAACCCTGAAAAAGAACCGGGTAACGATCAGATAAAATCAGATAAGGAGCTTTTGCAGTGGATTAAAGCAAATCTTTCCGGTATTATGAAGCAGGCGGTGTCCGGTATGCCTTATACGGAAGACTGGCTGGCAGGAATGTGTGCACGGGAAACAGGATTTAAAATAGTTTCTTATATTAACCAGGGGCACGATTTTAATTTTATCTGTACGAACATGAAAGGTGATTATGGTCAGCGTAAAGGTGACCCGGGGCCAATTTATCACGGCTATGGTTTTTGGCAAATAGATATTGCATCTTATCCTGATTTTGTTGCGTCAGGAGCCTGGCAGGATCCTTTAGCCACTGCAAAGCAAGCAGTAGCCGTTTTGAATGAGAAAAGAAATTTTTTGGAGTATGTTGAAAAGCAACTTTCACCCATTGATTTTGAACGTGCTGTTACGGCTGCCTATAATTGCGGGCAAGGTAATGTGATGAAAGCGATCCATAATAAATCAGATTTCGATTGCTACACCTATCACGGAGACTATTCACAGGAAGTGTTTCGCTATCGGGGGATATACAGGATGTTATAG